The following coding sequences are from one Streptomyces sp. NBC_01485 window:
- a CDS encoding MarR family winged helix-turn-helix transcriptional regulator, protein MAAQAQYEELARQLSAVGAVKREVARIMPADCSAGSAAVLALLEQHGDMRMSNLSELLAVDMSVTSRYAAHLAERGWIERSPDPADKRSRILHLTPEGRTLLAELSRRSAGLLADRLGDWTDDEVSQLIRLMTRLRASFGDTRTTTTAHPHASRTHPSRTTGSTGSSRTTGTTRTPA, encoded by the coding sequence ATGGCAGCGCAGGCGCAGTACGAGGAACTCGCACGTCAGCTCAGTGCCGTCGGAGCCGTGAAGCGGGAGGTCGCGCGGATCATGCCGGCCGACTGTTCCGCCGGATCGGCCGCCGTCCTGGCCCTGCTCGAACAGCACGGCGACATGCGCATGAGCAACCTCTCCGAGCTGCTGGCCGTGGACATGTCGGTGACCAGCCGGTACGCCGCCCACCTCGCCGAGCGCGGCTGGATCGAACGCTCCCCCGACCCGGCGGACAAACGCTCCCGCATCCTGCACCTCACCCCCGAGGGCCGCACCCTGCTCGCCGAGCTCTCCCGGCGCAGCGCCGGCCTGCTGGCGGATCGGCTGGGCGACTGGACCGACGACGAGGTGAGCCAGTTGATCCGGCTGATGACCCGGCTGCGCGCCAGCTTCGGCGACACCCGGACGACGACGACCGCGCACCCGCACGCCTCTCGGACCCACCCGAGCCGAACCACCGGAAGCACCGGAAGCAGCCGAACCACCGGAACGACCCGCACACCCGCATAA
- a CDS encoding MFS transporter, with the protein MATTTPAGVRAHAEHGGGSHGSAEAAPMTHRQIMEALSGLLLGMFVAILSSTIVSNALPEIIGDLGGGQSAYTWVVTATLLAMTATTPLWGKLSDLYDKKALVQIALVIYVLGSAAAGLSQNSGMLIACRVVQGVGVGGLSALAQIVMAAMISPRERGRYSGYLGATFAVATVGGPLLGGVITDTSWLGWRWCFYVGVPFAVIALIVLQKTLHLPVVKRDVKVDWAGAFFISAAVSLLLVWVTFAGDKYDWLSWQTYTMVAGSVLLALVFVFVETRAAEPIIPLRLFRNRTITLSSIASMFVGVAMFSGTVFFAQYFQLARDKSPTMSGVMTIPMIGGLFVSSTVSGQFITRTGRWKAWLVSGGVLITAGLGMLGTIRYDTDYWKTAVFMALLGLGIGMMMQNLVLSTQNQVDPKDLGSASSTVTFFRSLGGAMGVSALGAVMAHRITDYAKDGIADLGPKYASLASGSSSSSEIPDMDKLPAPLRTVMESAYGHGIADVFLIASALALLAFLITLFIKEVPLRTKGAMAQAAADGTPAEGTTAEVEAKVPSWADVTVEAPQVSAQVGPQVSPLDTPQASSQTSTGGIPVHGHVRGAESAPVPQAAVTLISLAGRQLGRSVAQADGAYALDAPGTGSYVLIASADGFQPQASTVVVNGEPVAYDILLSGTSGLSGVVRAARSGEGVNGAMVIVTDVRGDLLATAATGERGEFSFAELVPGAVTVAVNAVGFRPRALPVEIGATGVTRAEVVLDAGAQLQGVVRAPHGPLGDARVTLVDAAGNVVGTATTGTDGAYAFADLDGGEYTVSATGYPPVATALTVAGPGVDGHDIELAHPGE; encoded by the coding sequence ATGGCTACGACCACACCGGCCGGTGTGCGGGCTCACGCGGAGCACGGCGGAGGGTCGCACGGTTCCGCCGAGGCCGCTCCGATGACGCACCGGCAGATCATGGAGGCGCTCTCCGGGCTGCTGCTCGGGATGTTCGTGGCGATCCTGTCGTCCACGATCGTCTCGAACGCCCTCCCGGAGATCATCGGCGACCTCGGCGGCGGCCAGTCCGCGTACACCTGGGTCGTGACCGCCACCCTGCTGGCGATGACGGCGACCACCCCCCTCTGGGGCAAGCTCTCCGACCTGTACGACAAGAAGGCGCTCGTCCAGATAGCCCTGGTCATCTATGTGCTGGGCTCCGCGGCCGCCGGGCTCTCGCAGAACTCCGGCATGCTGATCGCCTGCCGGGTCGTCCAGGGCGTCGGCGTGGGCGGGCTCTCGGCCCTCGCGCAGATCGTGATGGCCGCGATGATCTCCCCGCGCGAGCGCGGGCGTTACTCCGGCTACCTCGGCGCGACCTTCGCCGTGGCGACCGTCGGCGGTCCGCTGCTCGGCGGTGTCATCACCGACACGAGCTGGCTCGGCTGGCGCTGGTGCTTCTACGTCGGCGTGCCCTTCGCCGTCATCGCGCTGATCGTGCTGCAGAAGACCCTGCACCTGCCGGTCGTGAAGCGGGACGTCAAGGTCGACTGGGCGGGCGCGTTCTTCATCTCGGCCGCGGTCTCGCTGCTGCTGGTGTGGGTCACCTTCGCGGGTGACAAGTACGACTGGCTGTCGTGGCAGACGTACACGATGGTGGCCGGTTCGGTCCTGCTCGCGCTGGTCTTCGTGTTCGTCGAGACGCGGGCCGCCGAGCCGATCATCCCGCTGCGGCTGTTCCGCAACCGGACCATCACGCTCTCCTCCATCGCCTCGATGTTCGTCGGTGTCGCGATGTTCTCCGGCACGGTGTTCTTCGCCCAGTACTTCCAACTGGCGCGGGACAAGTCGCCGACCATGTCGGGCGTCATGACGATCCCCATGATCGGCGGTCTGTTCGTCTCCTCCACCGTCTCCGGGCAGTTCATCACCCGCACCGGCAGGTGGAAGGCCTGGCTGGTCAGCGGCGGTGTGCTCATCACGGCGGGCCTCGGGATGCTGGGCACCATCCGCTACGACACGGACTACTGGAAGACCGCGGTCTTCATGGCGCTGCTGGGTCTCGGCATCGGCATGATGATGCAGAACCTGGTGCTGTCCACGCAGAACCAGGTGGATCCGAAGGATCTCGGGTCGGCCAGTTCGACCGTCACCTTCTTCCGGTCCCTCGGCGGTGCGATGGGCGTCTCGGCGCTGGGCGCGGTCATGGCCCACCGCATCACCGACTACGCCAAGGACGGCATCGCCGACCTCGGCCCCAAGTACGCCTCCCTCGCGTCCGGTTCGAGCTCCTCCAGCGAGATCCCGGACATGGACAAGCTGCCCGCGCCGCTGCGCACGGTCATGGAGAGCGCTTACGGCCACGGCATCGCGGACGTCTTCCTGATCGCCTCGGCCCTGGCCCTGCTCGCCTTCCTGATCACCCTGTTCATCAAGGAGGTCCCGTTGCGGACCAAGGGCGCGATGGCGCAGGCGGCTGCCGACGGGACGCCGGCCGAGGGAACGACGGCCGAGGTGGAGGCGAAGGTCCCGAGCTGGGCCGACGTCACCGTCGAGGCCCCCCAGGTCAGCGCCCAGGTCGGTCCCCAGGTCAGCCCTCTGGACACTCCCCAGGCCTCCTCCCAGACCTCCACGGGCGGCATCCCGGTCCACGGACACGTCCGTGGTGCGGAGAGCGCGCCCGTCCCGCAGGCCGCCGTCACGCTGATCTCGCTCGCCGGACGGCAGCTCGGCCGGTCGGTCGCGCAGGCCGACGGCGCCTACGCGCTGGACGCGCCGGGTACGGGTTCGTACGTGCTGATCGCCTCCGCGGACGGGTTCCAGCCGCAGGCCTCCACGGTCGTCGTGAACGGCGAGCCGGTCGCGTACGACATCCTGCTCAGCGGGACCAGCGGGCTCAGCGGTGTCGTGCGGGCCGCCCGGTCGGGTGAAGGCGTCAACGGCGCGATGGTCATCGTCACCGATGTGCGGGGCGATCTGCTGGCCACCGCTGCCACCGGTGAACGGGGGGAGTTCTCCTTCGCGGAGCTGGTGCCGGGCGCGGTGACCGTCGCGGTGAACGCCGTCGGGTTCCGGCCGCGCGCCCTGCCCGTCGAGATCGGCGCGACGGGCGTGACCCGGGCGGAGGTCGTCCTCGACGCGGGCGCGCAGCTCCAGGGTGTCGTCCGGGCCCCGCACGGTCCGCTGGGCGACGCACGGGTGACGCTCGTGGACGCGGCGGGCAACGTCGTCGGCACGGCCACCACCGGCACGGACGGGGCGTACGCCTTCGCCGACCTCGACGGCGGCGAGTACACGGTCAGCGCGACCGGCTACCCGCCGGTGGCCACCGCGCTGACCGTGGCGGGCCCCGGCGTCGACGGCCACGACATCGAACTCGCCCACCCCGGCGAGTAG
- a CDS encoding YceI family protein: MALTARIRTRDGWALSHAVVTVTDMTGTQMLRAEADDEGAVRDTTELVPGPYTVIITAVGYAPSASTAIVTASGRAEVGTVTLARQGGAELPPPGPWTVDPAHSTVGAVARHLGISSVRGRFTDFTASVEIAPDDVTKSRVETVIRAASIDTGNDMRDTHLRSSDFLDVETYPKITYLSTGLTAAGPDRWTVHGTLTMRGVARPVDLDLAYLGTGSDPWGGTRAAFRATAELHREDFAMDYNQVVQAGIAAIGTTLKVELDVQAVQGDALPHP, from the coding sequence ATGGCACTGACCGCGAGGATCCGCACCAGGGACGGCTGGGCTCTGTCGCACGCCGTCGTCACGGTGACCGACATGACGGGCACCCAGATGCTGCGGGCGGAGGCGGACGACGAGGGGGCCGTCCGGGACACGACCGAGCTCGTGCCCGGCCCGTACACGGTGATCATCACGGCCGTCGGGTACGCGCCCTCGGCCTCCACCGCGATCGTCACGGCGAGCGGGCGGGCGGAGGTCGGCACCGTGACCCTGGCCCGGCAGGGCGGCGCGGAACTGCCGCCGCCCGGCCCGTGGACCGTCGACCCGGCGCACTCCACGGTCGGCGCGGTCGCCCGGCACCTGGGCATCTCCAGCGTGCGCGGCCGGTTCACGGACTTCACGGCGTCCGTCGAGATCGCCCCGGACGACGTCACCAAGTCCCGTGTGGAGACGGTGATCCGGGCGGCCTCCATCGACACCGGCAACGACATGCGCGACACCCACCTGCGCTCGTCGGACTTCCTGGACGTCGAGACGTACCCGAAGATCACCTACCTCTCGACCGGCCTGACGGCGGCGGGCCCCGACCGCTGGACGGTCCACGGCACGCTGACCATGCGCGGTGTCGCACGGCCCGTCGACCTGGATCTCGCCTACCTCGGCACCGGCTCGGACCCGTGGGGCGGCACCCGCGCCGCGTTCCGCGCGACGGCGGAACTCCACCGCGAGGACTTCGCGATGGACTACAACCAGGTCGTCCAGGCCGGCATCGCCGCCATCGGTACGACCCTCAAGGTCGAACTGGACGTCCAGGCGGTGCAGGGGGACGCCCTGCCGCATCCGTAG
- a CDS encoding PPOX class F420-dependent oxidoreductase, which translates to MAPNIATNTKVSLDELLDFVRPRHHAILLTRRGDGGPQASPLTCGVDDAGRIVVSTYPERAKTRNAKRDERVSLLVLSDDWNGPWVQIDGTAEVVDAPDSVEPLVEYYRNIAGEHPDWDEYRQAMLKQGKSIIRVTPERWGPVATGGFPARLAQQD; encoded by the coding sequence ATGGCACCGAACATCGCGACGAACACCAAGGTCTCTCTGGACGAGCTGCTGGACTTCGTCCGCCCCCGGCATCATGCGATCCTGCTGACCCGGCGGGGCGACGGCGGGCCCCAGGCATCGCCGCTGACCTGCGGGGTCGACGACGCGGGGCGGATCGTCGTCTCCACCTACCCCGAGCGGGCGAAGACCCGTAACGCCAAGCGGGACGAGCGGGTGAGCCTCCTCGTGCTCAGCGACGACTGGAACGGGCCCTGGGTCCAGATCGACGGCACCGCCGAGGTCGTCGACGCGCCGGACTCCGTCGAGCCGCTCGTGGAGTACTACCGCAACATCGCCGGCGAGCACCCCGACTGGGACGAGTACCGGCAGGCCATGCTGAAGCAGGGCAAGTCGATCATCCGGGTCACGCCGGAGCGGTGGGGGCCGGTGGCGACCGGCGGGTTCCCGGCACGGCTCGCACAACAGGACTGA
- a CDS encoding TetR/AcrR family transcriptional regulator, whose protein sequence is MAETAKDAGTAKDAARRSVWLEGKARRRGRGGSQPSGLDLDRITEVTVRLLDAEGLTRFSMRRLAAELNVTAMSVYWYVDTKDDLLEIALDRVYGELEKLPDPQDEGADWREQLRTLATAYRGLLVRHAWLSPLAGRYLNLGPNSVRFSRTVQQTVLRTGLPERGITGAISAVFQFVYGYGTIEGHFLTRAADTGLTPDEYFQHALSASHEAPQTAEIVAQSKNLMAARGGDTVAEMLDRDFTFALDLLVAGIEAMVKRG, encoded by the coding sequence ATGGCCGAGACCGCCAAGGACGCCGGGACCGCCAAGGACGCCGCGCGGCGCAGCGTGTGGCTGGAGGGCAAGGCGCGCCGGCGTGGGCGGGGCGGGAGCCAGCCCTCCGGGCTCGACCTGGACCGGATCACCGAGGTCACCGTGCGCCTGCTGGACGCCGAGGGGCTGACCAGGTTCTCCATGCGCCGGCTGGCCGCCGAGCTGAACGTGACGGCGATGTCCGTCTACTGGTACGTCGACACCAAGGACGACCTCCTCGAAATCGCCCTGGACCGGGTCTACGGCGAGCTGGAGAAACTGCCCGACCCGCAGGACGAGGGCGCGGACTGGCGCGAGCAACTGCGCACGCTGGCCACGGCCTACCGGGGGCTGCTGGTCCGCCACGCCTGGCTGTCCCCGCTCGCCGGCCGCTACCTCAACCTCGGCCCGAACTCCGTGCGCTTCTCCCGCACGGTCCAGCAGACCGTCCTGCGCACCGGCCTGCCCGAGCGCGGCATCACCGGCGCGATCTCGGCCGTCTTCCAGTTCGTGTACGGCTACGGCACGATCGAGGGCCACTTCCTGACACGCGCCGCGGACACCGGTCTGACCCCGGACGAGTACTTCCAACATGCCCTGAGCGCGAGCCACGAGGCCCCGCAGACCGCGGAGATCGTCGCGCAGTCCAAGAACCTCATGGCGGCCCGCGGCGGCGACACGGTCGCCGAGATGCTGGACCGCGACTTCACCTTCGCCCTGGACCTGCTGGTGGCGGGCATCGAGGCGATGGTGAAACGCGGTTAG
- a CDS encoding glycosyltransferase, whose amino-acid sequence MRVLLSTYGSRGDVEPLAGLAVALRELGAEVRVCAPPDEEFAELVGGAGAEFVPFGRSVRELVTGVTPVSAADVPRFAAELVAARFDTVAAAAEGCDVVLATGLLPVGTRSVAERLGIPYVYACFHPCELPSPHYLPSPSRPGPPFPPGVTDNRVLWDLDAQKVDALYGGALNTHLSALGLPPVTGVRDHVFTEQPWLAADPVLGPWQELTDLDVVQTGAWILLDERPLPADLVAFLEAGAPPVYVGFGSMPMRGPTDVARVAVEAVRAQGRRVLVGSGWAGLGLIDGRDKDRDDGRDDGRDGGWDDCFVVGEVNQQRLFGRVAAVVHHGGAGTTTTAARAGAPQVVVPQIVDQPRWADRVAELGIGAAHDGPTPTFASLSAALTTALADETRARATTVAAMIRTDGAEVAAKLLFDVVGRGRGAQRTPPAA is encoded by the coding sequence ATGCGTGTGCTGTTGTCGACGTACGGGTCGCGTGGGGACGTCGAGCCGCTGGCGGGACTGGCGGTGGCGTTGCGGGAACTCGGCGCGGAGGTGCGGGTGTGCGCGCCGCCGGACGAGGAGTTCGCGGAGCTGGTGGGAGGTGCCGGCGCGGAGTTCGTGCCGTTCGGGCGGTCGGTGCGCGAGCTGGTGACCGGGGTGACGCCGGTGTCGGCGGCGGACGTGCCCCGGTTCGCGGCCGAGCTGGTCGCCGCGCGGTTCGACACGGTCGCCGCGGCGGCCGAGGGATGTGACGTGGTGCTGGCGACCGGCCTGCTGCCGGTCGGCACCCGGTCGGTGGCCGAGCGGCTGGGCATCCCCTACGTGTACGCGTGCTTCCATCCGTGCGAACTGCCGTCGCCGCACTACCTGCCGTCGCCGTCGCGGCCGGGCCCGCCGTTCCCGCCGGGCGTGACCGACAACCGGGTGCTGTGGGACCTGGACGCCCAGAAGGTGGACGCGCTGTACGGCGGGGCGCTCAACACCCACCTGTCGGCGCTCGGCCTGCCCCCGGTGACAGGCGTCCGCGACCACGTGTTCACCGAGCAGCCGTGGCTGGCGGCCGACCCGGTCCTCGGCCCGTGGCAGGAGCTGACGGACCTCGACGTCGTGCAGACCGGCGCGTGGATCCTGCTGGACGAACGCCCGCTGCCGGCCGACCTGGTGGCGTTCCTGGAGGCCGGCGCGCCGCCGGTGTACGTCGGCTTCGGCAGCATGCCCATGCGCGGCCCGACGGACGTCGCCCGGGTGGCCGTCGAAGCGGTGCGCGCGCAGGGGCGGCGCGTGCTCGTCGGGAGCGGCTGGGCGGGGCTGGGCCTGATCGACGGCCGGGACAAGGATCGGGACGATGGCCGCGACGACGGTCGGGACGGCGGATGGGACGACTGTTTCGTCGTCGGCGAGGTCAACCAGCAGCGGTTGTTCGGGCGGGTGGCGGCCGTCGTGCACCACGGCGGCGCGGGGACCACGACGACGGCCGCGCGGGCCGGTGCGCCCCAGGTGGTCGTCCCGCAGATCGTGGACCAGCCGCGCTGGGCGGACCGGGTCGCCGAGCTGGGCATCGGCGCGGCGCACGACGGTCCGACGCCGACCTTCGCGTCCCTGTCGGCCGCGCTGACGACGGCCCTGGCCGACGAGACCCGCGCCCGGGCGACCACGGTGGCCGCCATGATCCGCACCGACGGGGCGGAGGTGGCCGCGAAGCTGCTGTTCGACGTCGTCGGCCGGGGGCGGGGCGCGCAGCGGACGCCCCCGGCCGCGTGA